In one window of Desulfonatronum thioautotrophicum DNA:
- a CDS encoding RNA-binding domain-containing protein yields the protein MRPDELKIIIASGEDSRTEFKSASFHNDSLAKEVAAFANMRGGQVLIGVEDDGRVSGVDQAARQIERVVSICRNNIVPPVIPDVETVDLSQGRVLVVTVERGEAKPYKVRSSNKYYIRAGTSAVEPTQEELVRLLQDGGRFHFEVSATPGSGIDDLDLLKVRQYCREHRKIDFEDEELPQICYNLQIVDEEGRLTVAGNLFFGRRIGRFLPQAGLELNAFAGTDAVSLLTDSDTVLDAAPDCIQAGETFVRRNSHIRPMFNAEETRRRDVPDYEPFVVRELLANAFAHRDWSIFGQRIRLNLFSDRLEIFSPGSLPNTLNLTRALAGISYYRNPLIAQMLKDYGLVDKLGRGLQKVVRHYATSSLPPPEFDPSNDAFRVVVRHGRQES from the coding sequence ATGCGACCCGACGAACTCAAAATCATAATTGCCTCCGGCGAGGACTCCCGCACGGAGTTCAAGTCGGCTTCCTTCCACAACGACAGCCTGGCCAAGGAAGTCGCCGCCTTTGCGAACATGCGCGGCGGCCAGGTGCTGATCGGCGTTGAGGATGACGGGAGAGTTTCCGGGGTTGATCAGGCGGCCCGGCAGATCGAGCGGGTGGTGAGCATTTGTCGGAACAACATCGTTCCTCCGGTTATTCCAGACGTGGAGACGGTCGATCTCAGCCAGGGGCGCGTCCTGGTCGTTACCGTGGAGCGGGGCGAGGCCAAGCCCTACAAGGTGCGTTCCAGCAACAAATATTACATCCGGGCGGGAACGTCCGCCGTGGAGCCGACCCAGGAAGAGTTGGTCCGGCTGCTCCAGGACGGAGGACGGTTTCATTTCGAGGTTTCGGCGACGCCGGGAAGCGGCATTGACGATCTGGATCTGCTCAAGGTTCGCCAGTATTGCCGGGAGCATCGCAAGATCGACTTCGAAGACGAGGAATTGCCCCAAATCTGCTACAATCTGCAGATCGTGGACGAGGAAGGGCGGCTGACCGTGGCGGGCAACCTTTTTTTCGGGCGGCGCATCGGGCGGTTTTTACCCCAGGCCGGGTTGGAACTGAATGCCTTTGCCGGAACGGACGCGGTGAGCCTATTGACGGACAGCGATACCGTGCTGGACGCGGCTCCGGACTGCATCCAGGCCGGAGAAACCTTTGTCCGTCGCAACAGCCATATCCGGCCGATGTTCAATGCCGAGGAAACAAGGCGGCGGGATGTGCCGGACTACGAACCCTTCGTGGTCCGGGAACTGCTGGCCAACGCCTTCGCCCATCGGGACTGGTCCATTTTCGGTCAGCGGATCAGGCTGAACCTTTTCTCGGACCGCCTGGAAATCTTTTCCCCCGGCTCACTGCCCAACACCCTGAACCTGACCCGCGCCCTGGCCGGTATTTCCTACTATCGCAACCCGCTGATCGCCCAGATGCTCAAGGACTACGGTCTGGTGGACAAGCTGGGCAGGGGCCTGCAAAAGGTCGTGCGCCACTACGCCACATCCTCCCTGCCGCCGCCAGAGTTCGATCCATCAAACGATGCGTTTCGGGTGGTGGTCCGGCATGGCCGACAAGAGTCGTAG
- a CDS encoding motility protein A has protein sequence MKSRTLITAAICFIGFIAVFFFSGQAHIYFNITALLVVVSGTLGSALLGSGPDGLRRAWRCVRGAYAEDNVAERTLVKELLRTAHLYKRTGRLTVNEDAPDYPPMQRGLEMLADGYTEAEIREVFQAEAKGFLQYREEMERIFRNMAIYAPSFGVAGSVIGLVGMLVGLGDTALILKSIPVTLVSTLYGIVLANFLLLPLAEKLRESTREELALRRIVLGAMVGMIRGTDFLKLQTLLNAITTKHDAQVDGLQVIREIKASLSRPVQPEEAGRLELAPLVKRP, from the coding sequence GTGAAAAGCAGAACACTCATCACCGCGGCTATCTGTTTCATCGGTTTCATCGCCGTGTTCTTTTTTTCCGGGCAAGCCCATATTTATTTCAACATCACCGCCTTGCTGGTAGTGGTCTCCGGCACGCTGGGCTCGGCGCTGCTGGGCAGCGGTCCGGACGGATTGCGCCGGGCATGGCGATGCGTTCGCGGGGCCTATGCCGAGGACAATGTGGCGGAGCGCACCCTGGTCAAGGAACTGTTGCGCACGGCCCACTTGTACAAACGTACCGGACGACTGACCGTGAATGAGGATGCCCCGGACTACCCACCAATGCAACGCGGCCTGGAAATGCTTGCGGATGGGTATACCGAAGCGGAGATTCGGGAAGTGTTTCAGGCCGAAGCCAAGGGGTTCTTGCAGTACCGGGAAGAGATGGAGCGAATTTTTCGGAACATGGCCATATACGCCCCCTCTTTCGGCGTAGCCGGGAGTGTCATCGGCCTGGTGGGCATGCTGGTGGGCCTGGGGGATACGGCGTTGATCCTGAAGAGCATTCCGGTCACCCTGGTGTCCACACTTTACGGGATCGTCCTGGCCAATTTTCTGCTGCTGCCTTTGGCCGAAAAGCTCCGGGAAAGCACCCGTGAGGAACTTGCTCTGCGCCGGATAGTCCTTGGCGCAATGGTCGGCATGATTCGGGGCACGGACTTTTTGAAACTCCAAACCCTGCTCAACGCCATCACCACCAAGCACGACGCCCAGGTGGACGGTCTGCAGGTCATCCGCGAGATCAAGGCCAGCCTATCCCGTCCCGTCCAGCCGGAGGAAGCCGGTCGGCTGGAGTTGGCGCCGTTGGTGAAGCGGCCCTGA
- a CDS encoding OmpA/MotB family protein, with protein sequence MHRQNPPVDHTLTGHQHPLNIPEFRLERGEQRTVTWSVPWSDLMMVMFILFLVLFVFSLREKDQLVLGHRTPASIQTVSPSSAQLNMMPLYEILRDRLLGHERNVNIAFADDASIVISLSGDHLFLPLTHELDIRSQPLLSKIGQTVALAQGNIVITGFADDVRTSLGTGGTVAGGRARHPGVWEVAALRAATVAEHFVQGGGVNPDVLIIQAIGAERPFTPRMSGREQVQRRVEVRIEP encoded by the coding sequence ATGCACCGGCAAAACCCTCCTGTTGACCACACCCTGACAGGCCATCAGCATCCCCTGAACATCCCGGAATTCCGCCTGGAGCGGGGCGAACAGCGTACAGTGACCTGGTCCGTGCCCTGGTCCGACCTGATGATGGTCATGTTCATCCTCTTTCTGGTGCTGTTCGTCTTCTCTCTGCGCGAAAAAGATCAACTGGTGCTTGGCCATAGGACTCCGGCCAGCATCCAGACCGTTTCACCCTCATCGGCACAGCTGAACATGATGCCGCTCTATGAAATTCTCCGGGACCGGCTCCTGGGCCATGAGCGCAATGTGAACATTGCTTTTGCGGATGACGCCTCCATTGTCATTTCCCTTTCCGGTGACCACCTTTTCTTGCCGTTGACGCATGAACTGGACATCCGTTCCCAACCTCTGCTGTCAAAAATTGGACAGACGGTGGCTCTGGCCCAGGGCAATATCGTGATTACCGGATTTGCTGACGATGTGCGGACGTCGCTTGGCACGGGCGGGACAGTGGCCGGCGGTCGGGCGCGTCATCCCGGCGTCTGGGAAGTCGCGGCCCTGCGGGCTGCCACCGTGGCCGAGCATTTTGTCCAAGGGGGCGGCGTGAATCCGGACGTGCTGATTATCCAGGCCATTGGAGCAGAGCGTCCCTTTACGCCGAGAATGTCCGGGCGGGAACAGGTCCAGCGCCGAGTGGAGGTCCGCATTGAGCCCTGA
- a CDS encoding response regulator has product MKTLIVEDELASRLLLQELMKKYGPCHVAVNGKEAVEAARMALEAGEPYDLIFLDILMPEMNGQEALRQIRGLEESRGIFSSDGVKIIMTTSLSDIKNVSKAYLHLCNAYLTKPVRKEKLLDELKSLKLVE; this is encoded by the coding sequence ATGAAAACGCTGATCGTGGAAGACGAATTGGCCAGTCGGCTGTTGCTGCAAGAGCTGATGAAAAAATACGGACCATGCCACGTTGCCGTCAACGGCAAAGAAGCGGTTGAAGCAGCACGCATGGCGCTGGAAGCAGGAGAGCCCTACGATCTCATCTTTCTGGATATTCTGATGCCTGAGATGAACGGGCAAGAGGCGTTGCGCCAGATCCGCGGTCTTGAGGAATCCAGGGGTATTTTTTCCTCGGATGGGGTAAAAATTATCATGACCACGTCCCTGAGCGACATCAAGAATGTCAGCAAGGCCTATCTTCACCTGTGCAACGCCTACCTGACAAAACCCGTACGCAAGGAAAAGCTGCTGGATGAGTTGAAAAGCCTGAAACTGGTGGAGTAA
- a CDS encoding HDOD domain-containing protein: protein MTVVTDIVAAVKSLPPLSDSAGKLLEVMNTGRHTAVDVAKAVEMDPTLTAKVLRIVNSPVYGLRLPVESVGRAVAYLGDKTVLGIALESGAGDLYKKPLTGYETGDDTLWAHSLYTAIGARELSRYSREVLSPDIAYTAGLLHDIGKAVIDAWLVGQAKEIVQLADASQKSFDESERECLGTSHAQVGGLVMARWGLPESLRHAATFHHAPRSAPQSVRGLVYAVHLGDFLAMMGGVGTGADTLLYALDPDYATYFSLEPDELERITLAIEDEYRKVMAAMSGC from the coding sequence ATGACGGTCGTCACGGATATTGTCGCGGCCGTAAAATCCCTCCCCCCACTTTCAGACAGCGCGGGCAAGCTCCTGGAAGTGATGAACACGGGCAGGCACACCGCCGTGGATGTGGCCAAGGCCGTGGAAATGGATCCAACCTTGACCGCCAAGGTGCTGCGCATCGTAAACAGCCCGGTCTATGGGTTGCGGCTCCCCGTGGAATCGGTGGGCAGGGCAGTAGCCTACCTGGGAGACAAGACCGTGCTTGGCATCGCCCTGGAAAGCGGTGCGGGCGATCTGTATAAAAAGCCCTTGACGGGTTATGAAACCGGGGACGACACTTTGTGGGCGCACAGCCTGTATACGGCCATTGGGGCGCGGGAACTATCCAGATACTCCAGGGAGGTCCTCAGCCCGGATATTGCCTATACCGCCGGCCTGCTCCACGATATCGGCAAGGCTGTGATTGATGCCTGGCTTGTGGGTCAGGCTAAAGAGATCGTGCAGTTGGCGGATGCTTCCCAAAAGAGTTTTGATGAATCAGAACGTGAATGTCTCGGTACCAGTCACGCCCAGGTAGGCGGGCTTGTCATGGCTCGATGGGGGCTGCCGGAAAGCCTGCGCCATGCCGCGACGTTTCACCATGCTCCGCGCAGTGCCCCGCAATCCGTACGCGGCCTGGTTTACGCCGTGCACCTGGGTGATTTTTTGGCCATGATGGGCGGTGTCGGCACCGGAGCCGACACCCTGCTGTATGCTCTTGATCCGGATTATGCCACGTACTTTTCCCTTGAACCGGACGAGCTGGAGCGCATCACCCTGGCCATTGAAGATGAATACCGGAAGGTCATGGCAGCAATGAGTGGATGCTGA
- a CDS encoding response regulator gives MTRILIAEDDATTRRVVGTMVKRMGHIPIYSPDGQHALETLRADEDIELLITDVMMPRMDGRELIRLIRADKFLAELPVIVMSAVVGPKEIFELLRNGATRFLPKPLSMDELSLNVAAALELAESLKEKAT, from the coding sequence ATGACCCGAATACTGATTGCCGAAGACGATGCCACGACCCGCAGGGTTGTTGGAACCATGGTGAAAAGGATGGGGCATATTCCGATCTACAGCCCCGATGGGCAGCATGCGTTGGAGACATTGCGGGCGGATGAAGACATTGAACTGTTGATCACCGACGTGATGATGCCACGGATGGACGGCAGGGAGTTGATTCGTTTAATCAGAGCAGACAAATTTCTTGCTGAATTGCCCGTGATCGTGATGTCCGCCGTGGTCGGGCCAAAAGAAATCTTCGAGCTGCTCAGAAATGGGGCGACGCGTTTTCTGCCCAAGCCTTTAAGCATGGATGAGCTAAGCCTGAATGTGGCCGCGGCCCTGGAACTCGCAGAGTCACTCAAGGAGAAGGCGACATGA
- a CDS encoding chemotaxis protein CheD, which produces MDIFILGIGELGATARPGTGLKTFALGSCVAVLLLDPSTRCVGMAHVALPDSSIKPEKARIRPGHFADTGIPTLLKQMLQAGAGCEHRGYIAKLVGGASVMDPNNTFNIGIRNVSAIKSILNLSGIRIASEDVGRRISRTVSVDVDTGTVLVSSPGRPDWCV; this is translated from the coding sequence ATGGATATCTTTATTCTGGGCATAGGCGAGCTGGGAGCCACCGCTCGGCCCGGCACCGGCTTGAAAACCTTTGCCTTGGGCTCCTGTGTGGCCGTCCTGCTGCTTGACCCATCCACCCGGTGCGTCGGCATGGCACATGTCGCCCTGCCGGACTCGTCCATCAAGCCGGAGAAGGCCAGAATCCGACCCGGCCATTTCGCGGATACCGGCATCCCCACGCTCTTGAAGCAAATGCTTCAAGCCGGAGCCGGTTGCGAACATCGCGGGTACATTGCCAAGCTTGTGGGTGGAGCCAGCGTGATGGACCCCAATAACACGTTCAACATTGGAATCCGCAATGTATCCGCGATCAAATCAATTCTGAACCTGTCAGGCATACGGATCGCCTCCGAGGATGTGGGCAGAAGGATCAGCCGGACAGTAAGCGTGGACGTGGATACGGGGACCGTCCTGGTGTCCTCGCCCGGGCGGCCGGACTGGTGCGTTTGA
- a CDS encoding protein-glutamate methylesterase/protein-glutamine glutaminase → MSKIRVLVVDDSALVREILRQGLAEDPRIEVVGVAGDPYQARDKIVQLRPDVLTLDVEMPRMDGVEFLRRLMPHYPLPVVMVSALTEQGKQITLDALEAGAVDFVSKPKADMARGLNAMMDELRAKVLTASTAKVRHRKRSPEQPVRRIAAQSLAESTDKIVAIGASTGGTEAVREVVTRFPASFPGTVIVQHMPAGFTRKFAERLDTLSAMDVKEAEDKDRIRPGRVLVAPGGMHLRVQRSGGIYLARVQPGALINGHCPSVEALFDSVAEHVGANAVGVMLTGMGADGAEAMRRMREAGARCFAQDEASSVVFGMPREAFARGGAERLVPLTEMADAVSAALSGV, encoded by the coding sequence ATGAGCAAAATTCGTGTCCTGGTGGTGGACGACTCGGCCCTGGTCCGGGAAATCCTGCGCCAGGGGCTGGCCGAGGACCCGCGGATCGAGGTGGTGGGAGTGGCCGGGGATCCGTATCAGGCCCGGGACAAGATCGTCCAGTTGCGTCCCGACGTGCTGACCCTGGACGTGGAAATGCCCAGGATGGACGGAGTGGAATTCCTGCGTCGGCTGATGCCCCATTACCCGCTGCCCGTGGTCATGGTCAGCGCCCTGACCGAGCAGGGCAAGCAGATCACCCTGGACGCCCTGGAGGCCGGGGCCGTGGATTTCGTATCCAAACCCAAGGCGGACATGGCCCGGGGCCTGAACGCGATGATGGACGAATTGCGGGCCAAGGTCCTGACGGCCTCCACGGCCAAGGTCCGGCACCGAAAGCGTTCACCGGAGCAGCCGGTACGGCGGATCGCGGCCCAAAGCCTGGCCGAATCCACGGACAAGATCGTGGCCATTGGCGCATCCACCGGCGGCACCGAGGCCGTCCGCGAGGTCGTGACCCGATTCCCAGCCAGCTTCCCGGGGACGGTCATTGTCCAGCACATGCCGGCGGGATTCACGCGCAAGTTCGCGGAGCGCCTGGACACCCTGAGCGCCATGGACGTCAAGGAGGCCGAGGACAAGGACCGGATCAGGCCCGGGCGGGTTCTGGTCGCGCCTGGGGGCATGCATCTGCGGGTCCAGCGTTCCGGGGGGATCTACCTGGCCCGTGTCCAGCCCGGAGCATTGATCAACGGACACTGCCCGTCCGTGGAAGCCCTGTTTGACTCGGTGGCCGAGCATGTCGGGGCCAATGCCGTGGGGGTGATGCTGACGGGCATGGGCGCTGACGGCGCGGAGGCCATGCGCCGGATGCGCGAGGCCGGGGCCAGGTGTTTTGCCCAGGACGAGGCCAGCAGCGTGGTCTTCGGCATGCCCCGGGAGGCTTTTGCCCGTGGTGGCGCGGAACGACTCGTGCCCTTGACGGAGATGGCCGATGCGGTCTCCGCGGCACTGTCTGGCGTTTAG